Proteins encoded by one window of Aphidius gifuensis isolate YNYX2018 linkage group LG2, ASM1490517v1, whole genome shotgun sequence:
- the LOC122848540 gene encoding WD repeat-containing protein 44 isoform X6: protein MSESSDTDEFFDAEDDSTQRNTRRSKVKESSLSLDDTQNDKQLLTPINQPDDSVFLKPADPKPLVKVTNHVEPERKLSSEKLDDDAKSAISNKIVSRKKFLDLRQRMETEDDDIPINNSPPDSQTSSVEGIYAAPSKTSHPFRIIEHDTMSLISMTSLGRVGRILGGSSDAASAIIPPITPVTKESQILIPTTSTQIKDDDSISGKLSQSSSVLTLSGDIVQDSSSANGQDDYTSKCDSNVILQEPDVIASTKNNSKTIDCCQQDTTAPVAPPRRKKKSKPQTPTDLAPTTAEGTKPILLLPSPASTIESITREFEHSLDIRSATKGQYVVKPQDDDKSKAQGPSLDDLERLERMKAEILNLRSSHKSSSPYGSISSNGIGRYSLGPQRIPGMIPHGSRERRKSAGDQDMVKQLNMFVRTRTDSGKRLTDMEILEQVTVLNLDTGERVPLSIAEDKLPQCMNPLSLHIMRLTSEYASNSSLEKEKESDEESVDSKMSSLPPDEDVAVGRVRKKTQKFKRFLGSTVKKTMDKAKSIAEEVSHARHKEDVMDIVDDVYPGEPQVIKLKASNSHKGPYEFSCLQHVQDLSGEHVGPVWCMKFSACGRLLATAGQDRVLRIWILRDAFTYFQDMRTKYNAEKVSPTPSQESLVSQQSLEDPNVAASALSEIEGTKSPFMPKPFCMYTGHTSDLLDVSWSKNYFVLSSSMDKTVRLWHISRKECLCCFQHIDFVTAIVFHPRDDRYFLSGSLDGKLRLWNIPDKKVAVWNEVDGQTKLITAANFCQNGKFAVVGSYDGRCIFYNTDQLKYHTQIDVRSTRGKNSRGRKISGIEPMPGEDKILVTSNDSRIRLYDLRDLNLSCKYKGYVNVSSQIKASFSPDGQYIVAGSENQCIYIWKTHHDYSKFSSVRRDRNDFWEGIKAHNAVVTCAVFAPNPDTIIRQIEAREQWEGRDDGKNFKSGGGATANPVDPVVEQRTKGCGGHVLVSADFNGCIKVFLNKTKPKHSSLPASALA from the exons ATGTCTGAAAGTAGTGATactgatgaattttttgatgCCGAGGATGACAGTACTCAACGAAACACCAg acGTAGTAAGGTTAAGGAATCATCACTGTCACTAGATGACACacaaaatgataaacaattattaacacCAATAAATCAACCAGATGACagtgtatttttaaaaccagCTGATCCAAAACCATTGGTAAAAGTAACAAATCATGTTGAGCctgaaagaaaattatcatctgaaaaattg GATGATGATGCAAAATCagcaatatcaaataaaattgttagtagaaaaaaatttcttgatctTCGTCAACGTATGGAAACTGAAGATGATGATAtaccaataaataattcaccaCCAGATAGTCAAACATCATCAGTTGAGGGTATTTATGCAGCTCCATCAAAAACATCACATCCATTTAGAATAATTGAACATGATACAATGAGTTTAATTAGTATGACATCATTAGGAAGAGTTGGTAGAATACTTGGTGGTAGCAGTGATGCAGCATCAGCAATAATACCACCAATAACACCAGTAACTAAAGAATCACAAATATTAATACCAACAACAAGTACACAAATTAAAGATGATGATTCAATATCAGGTAAATTATCACAATCATCAAGTGTATTAACATTGTCAGGTGATATTGTACAAGATTCAAGTTCAGCTAATGGTCAAGATGATTATACATCAAAATGTGATAGTAATGTTATTTTACAAGAACCTGATGTTATTGCAAgtactaaaaataatagtaaaacaaTTGATTGTTGTCAACAAGATACAACAGCACCTGTAGCACCaccaagaagaaaaaaaaaatcaaaaccaCAAACACCAACTGATCTTGCT cCAACAACTGCAGAAGGAACAAAACCCATATTGTTATTGCCAAGTCCAGCAAGTACAATTGAATCAATAACACGTGAATTTGAACATTCATTAGACATTAGATCAGCCACTAAGGGTCAGTACGTCGTTAAGCCCCAG gatgatgataaatcaaaagCACAAGGTCCATCACTTGATGATCTTGAAAGATTGGAAAGAATGAAAGCTGAAATATTGAATCTTCGATCAAGTCATAAATCAAGTAGTCCATATGGTTCAATATCAAGTAATGGTATTGGAAGATATTCTCTTGGTCCACAAAGAATACCTGGTATGATACCACATGGTTCACGTGAAAGACGCAAGTCTGCTGGTGATCAGGATATGGTTAAACAATTGAATATGTTTGTAAGAACTAGAACAGACTCAGGAAAACGTTTAACTGATatg GAAATATTGGAACAAGTGACTGTATTAAATCTTGATACTGGTGAACGAGTACCATTGAGTATTGCTGAGGATAAATTACCACAGTGTATGAATCCATTGTCTTTACATATAATGCGTTTAACATCAGAATATGCAAGTAATTCAAgtttagaaaaagaaaaagaaagtgATGAAGAGAGTGTTGATAGTAAAATGTCATCATTACCACCAGATGAAGATGTTGCTGTTGGTCGTGTACgtaaaaaaactcaaaaatttaaacgttTTCTTGGTTCaacagttaaaaaaacaatggatAAAGCAAAATCAATTGCAGAAGAAGTATCACATGCTCGTCATAAAGAAGATGTTAtggatattgttgatgatgtttatCCAGGTGAACCacaagttattaaattaaaagcatCAAATAGTCATAAAGGACCATATGAATTTTCATGTTTACAACATGTACAAGATTTAAGTGGTGAACATGTTGGCCCAGTTTGGTGTATGAAATTTTCAGCATGTGGTAGATTATTAGCAACTGCTGGACAAGATCGTGTATTAAGAATATGGATATTACGTGATGCATTTACATATTTTCAAGATATGAGAACAAAATATAATGCTGAAAAAGTTAGTCCAACACCATCACAAGAATCACTTGTATCACAACAATCACTTGAAGATCCAAATGTTGCTGCAAGTGCATTAAGTGAAATTGAAGGTACAAAAAGTCCATTTATGCCAAAACCATTTTGTATGTATACTGGACATACATCTGATTTACTTGATGTATCAtggtcaaaaaattattttgtattatcatcatcaatggaTAAAACAGTTAGATTATGGCATATATCAAGAAAAGAATGTTTATGCTGTTTTCAACATATTGATTTTGTAACAGCAATTGTATTTCATCCACGTGatgatagatattttttatctggTTCATTAGATGGTAAATTAAGACTATGGAATATACCTGATAAAAAAGTTGCTGTATGGAATGAAGTTGATGGACAAACAAAACTAATAACAGCTGcaaatttttgtcaaaatggTAAATTTGCTGTTGTTGGATCTTATGATGGAcgttgtatattttataatactgatcaattaaaatatcatacaCAAATTGATGTTAGATCAACAAGAGGTAAAAATTCACGTGGTAGAAAAATAAGTGGTATTGAACCAATGCCAGGtgaagataaaatattagtaACATCAAATGATAGTAGAATACGTCTTTATGATCTCAgggatttaaatttatcatgcaAATATAAAGGCTATGTTAATGTTAGTAGTCAGATTAAAGCAAGTTTTAGTCCAGATGGACAATATATTGTTGCTGGTTCAGAAAatcaatgtatttatatatggaAAACACATcatgattattcaaaattttcaagtgtAAGACGTGATCGTAATGATTTTTGGGAAGGTATTAAAGCTCATAATGCTGTTGTAACATGTGCTGTATTTGCACCAAATCCAGATACAATTATACGACAAATTGAAGCACGTGAACAGTGGGAAGGACGTgatgatggtaaaaattttaaatctggTGGTGGTGCAACAGCAAATCCAGTTGATCCAGTTGTTGAACAAAGAACAAAAGGTTGTGGTGGTCATGTTTTAGTCAGTGCTGATTTTAATGGTTgcattaaagtttttttaaataaaactaaaccAAAGCACAGTTCACTTCCTGCATCAGCACTTGCGTAA
- the LOC122848540 gene encoding WD repeat-containing protein 44 isoform X4 — MSESSDTDEFFDAEDDSTQRNTRRSKVKESSLSLDDTQNDKQLLTPINQPDDSVFLKPADPKPLVKVTNHVEPERKLSSEKLDDDAKSAISNKIVSRKKFLDLRQRMETEDDDIPINNSPPDSQTSSVEGIYAAPSKTSHPFRIIEHDTMSLISMTSLGRVGRILGGSSDAASAIIPPITPVTKESQILIPTTSTQIKDDDSISGKLSQSSSVLTLSGDIVQDSSSANGQDDYTSKCDSNVILQEPDVIASTKNNSKTIDCCQQDTTAPVAPPRRKKKSKPQTPTDLAPTTAEGTKPILLLPSPASTIESITREFEHSLDIRSATKGQYVVKPQASFTRSNYVLYFKDEKIPVQLSPSKGFLLAHRFDRDDDKSKAQGPSLDDLERLERMKAEILNLRSSHKSSSPYGSISSNGIGRYSLGPQRIPGMIPHGSRERRKSAGDQDMVKQLNMFVRTRTDSGKRLTDMEILEQVTVLNLDTGERVPLSIAEDKLPQCMNPLSLHIMRLTSEYASNSSLEKEKESDEESVDSKMSSLPPDEDVAVGRVRKKTQKFKRFLGSTVKKTMDKAKSIAEEVSHARHKEDVMDIVDDVYPGEPQVIKLKASNSHKGPYEFSCLQHVQDLSGEHVGPVWCMKFSACGRLLATAGQDRVLRIWILRDAFTYFQDMRTKYNAEKVSPTPSQESLVSQQSLEDPNVAASALSEIEGTKSPFMPKPFCMYTGHTSDLLDVSWSKNYFVLSSSMDKTVRLWHISRKECLCCFQHIDFVTAIVFHPRDDRYFLSGSLDGKLRLWNIPDKKVAVWNEVDGQTKLITAANFCQNGKFAVVGSYDGRCIFYNTDQLKYHTQIDVRSTRGKNSRGRKISGIEPMPGEDKILVTSNDSRIRLYDLRDLNLSCKYKGYVNVSSQIKASFSPDGQYIVAGSENQCIYIWKTHHDYSKFSSVRRDRNDFWEGIKAHNAVVTCAVFAPNPDTIIRQIEAREQWEGRDDGKNFKSGGGATANPVDPVVEQRTKGCGGHVLVSADFNGCIKVFLNKTKPKHSSLPASALA; from the exons ATGTCTGAAAGTAGTGATactgatgaattttttgatgCCGAGGATGACAGTACTCAACGAAACACCAg acGTAGTAAGGTTAAGGAATCATCACTGTCACTAGATGACACacaaaatgataaacaattattaacacCAATAAATCAACCAGATGACagtgtatttttaaaaccagCTGATCCAAAACCATTGGTAAAAGTAACAAATCATGTTGAGCctgaaagaaaattatcatctgaaaaattg GATGATGATGCAAAATCagcaatatcaaataaaattgttagtagaaaaaaatttcttgatctTCGTCAACGTATGGAAACTGAAGATGATGATAtaccaataaataattcaccaCCAGATAGTCAAACATCATCAGTTGAGGGTATTTATGCAGCTCCATCAAAAACATCACATCCATTTAGAATAATTGAACATGATACAATGAGTTTAATTAGTATGACATCATTAGGAAGAGTTGGTAGAATACTTGGTGGTAGCAGTGATGCAGCATCAGCAATAATACCACCAATAACACCAGTAACTAAAGAATCACAAATATTAATACCAACAACAAGTACACAAATTAAAGATGATGATTCAATATCAGGTAAATTATCACAATCATCAAGTGTATTAACATTGTCAGGTGATATTGTACAAGATTCAAGTTCAGCTAATGGTCAAGATGATTATACATCAAAATGTGATAGTAATGTTATTTTACAAGAACCTGATGTTATTGCAAgtactaaaaataatagtaaaacaaTTGATTGTTGTCAACAAGATACAACAGCACCTGTAGCACCaccaagaagaaaaaaaaaatcaaaaccaCAAACACCAACTGATCTTGCT cCAACAACTGCAGAAGGAACAAAACCCATATTGTTATTGCCAAGTCCAGCAAGTACAATTGAATCAATAACACGTGAATTTGAACATTCATTAGACATTAGATCAGCCACTAAGGGTCAGTACGTCGTTAAGCCCCAGGCAAGTTTTACTAGAAGTAATTACGTTCTTTACTTCAAGGACGAAAAAATACCAGTTCAACTATCACCCTCAAAAGGATTTTTACTGGCACATCGATTTGATCGG gatgatgataaatcaaaagCACAAGGTCCATCACTTGATGATCTTGAAAGATTGGAAAGAATGAAAGCTGAAATATTGAATCTTCGATCAAGTCATAAATCAAGTAGTCCATATGGTTCAATATCAAGTAATGGTATTGGAAGATATTCTCTTGGTCCACAAAGAATACCTGGTATGATACCACATGGTTCACGTGAAAGACGCAAGTCTGCTGGTGATCAGGATATGGTTAAACAATTGAATATGTTTGTAAGAACTAGAACAGACTCAGGAAAACGTTTAACTGATatg GAAATATTGGAACAAGTGACTGTATTAAATCTTGATACTGGTGAACGAGTACCATTGAGTATTGCTGAGGATAAATTACCACAGTGTATGAATCCATTGTCTTTACATATAATGCGTTTAACATCAGAATATGCAAGTAATTCAAgtttagaaaaagaaaaagaaagtgATGAAGAGAGTGTTGATAGTAAAATGTCATCATTACCACCAGATGAAGATGTTGCTGTTGGTCGTGTACgtaaaaaaactcaaaaatttaaacgttTTCTTGGTTCaacagttaaaaaaacaatggatAAAGCAAAATCAATTGCAGAAGAAGTATCACATGCTCGTCATAAAGAAGATGTTAtggatattgttgatgatgtttatCCAGGTGAACCacaagttattaaattaaaagcatCAAATAGTCATAAAGGACCATATGAATTTTCATGTTTACAACATGTACAAGATTTAAGTGGTGAACATGTTGGCCCAGTTTGGTGTATGAAATTTTCAGCATGTGGTAGATTATTAGCAACTGCTGGACAAGATCGTGTATTAAGAATATGGATATTACGTGATGCATTTACATATTTTCAAGATATGAGAACAAAATATAATGCTGAAAAAGTTAGTCCAACACCATCACAAGAATCACTTGTATCACAACAATCACTTGAAGATCCAAATGTTGCTGCAAGTGCATTAAGTGAAATTGAAGGTACAAAAAGTCCATTTATGCCAAAACCATTTTGTATGTATACTGGACATACATCTGATTTACTTGATGTATCAtggtcaaaaaattattttgtattatcatcatcaatggaTAAAACAGTTAGATTATGGCATATATCAAGAAAAGAATGTTTATGCTGTTTTCAACATATTGATTTTGTAACAGCAATTGTATTTCATCCACGTGatgatagatattttttatctggTTCATTAGATGGTAAATTAAGACTATGGAATATACCTGATAAAAAAGTTGCTGTATGGAATGAAGTTGATGGACAAACAAAACTAATAACAGCTGcaaatttttgtcaaaatggTAAATTTGCTGTTGTTGGATCTTATGATGGAcgttgtatattttataatactgatcaattaaaatatcatacaCAAATTGATGTTAGATCAACAAGAGGTAAAAATTCACGTGGTAGAAAAATAAGTGGTATTGAACCAATGCCAGGtgaagataaaatattagtaACATCAAATGATAGTAGAATACGTCTTTATGATCTCAgggatttaaatttatcatgcaAATATAAAGGCTATGTTAATGTTAGTAGTCAGATTAAAGCAAGTTTTAGTCCAGATGGACAATATATTGTTGCTGGTTCAGAAAatcaatgtatttatatatggaAAACACATcatgattattcaaaattttcaagtgtAAGACGTGATCGTAATGATTTTTGGGAAGGTATTAAAGCTCATAATGCTGTTGTAACATGTGCTGTATTTGCACCAAATCCAGATACAATTATACGACAAATTGAAGCACGTGAACAGTGGGAAGGACGTgatgatggtaaaaattttaaatctggTGGTGGTGCAACAGCAAATCCAGTTGATCCAGTTGTTGAACAAAGAACAAAAGGTTGTGGTGGTCATGTTTTAGTCAGTGCTGATTTTAATGGTTgcattaaagtttttttaaataaaactaaaccAAAGCACAGTTCACTTCCTGCATCAGCACTTGCGTAA
- the LOC122848540 gene encoding WD repeat-containing protein 44 isoform X2: MSESSDTDEFFDAEDDSTQRNTRRSKVKESSLSLDDTQNDKQLLTPINQPDDSVFLKPADPKPLVKVTNHVEPERKLSSEKLDDDAKSAISNKIVSRKKFLDLRQRMETEDDDIPINNSPPDSQTSSVEGIYAAPSKTSHPFRIIEHDTMSLISMTSLGRVGRILGGSSDAASAIIPPITPVTKESQILIPTTSTQIKDDDSISGKLSQSSSVLTLSGDIVQDSSSANGQDDYTSKCDSNVILQEPDVIASTKNNSKTIDCCQQDTTAPVAPPRRKKKSKPQTPTDLAPTTAEGTKPILLLPSPASTIESITREFEHSLDIRSATKGQYVVKPQASFTRSNYVLYFKDEKIPVQLSPSKGFLLAHRFDRVSVEKKKTNKKDDDKSKAQGPSLDDLERLERMKAEILNLRSSHKSSSPYGSISSNGIGRYSLGPQRIPGMIPHGSRERRKSAGDQDMVKQLNMFVRTRTDSGKRLTDMEILEQVTVLNLDTGERVPLSIAEDKLPQCMNPLSLHIMRLTSEYASNSSLEKEKESDEESVDSKMSSLPPDEDVAVGRVRKKTQKFKRFLGSTVKKTMDKAKSIAEEVSHARHKEDVMDIVDDVYPGEPQVIKLKASNSHKGPYEFSCLQHVQDLSGEHVGPVWCMKFSACGRLLATAGQDRVLRIWILRDAFTYFQDMRTKYNAEKVSPTPSQESLVSQQSLEDPNVAASALSEIEGTKSPFMPKPFCMYTGHTSDLLDVSWSKNYFVLSSSMDKTVRLWHISRKECLCCFQHIDFVTAIVFHPRDDRYFLSGSLDGKLRLWNIPDKKVAVWNEVDGQTKLITAANFCQNGKFAVVGSYDGRCIFYNTDQLKYHTQIDVRSTRGKNSRGRKISGIEPMPGEDKILVTSNDSRIRLYDLRDLNLSCKYKGYVNVSSQIKASFSPDGQYIVAGSENQCIYIWKTHHDYSKFSSVRRDRNDFWEGIKAHNAVVTCAVFAPNPDTIIRQIEAREQWEGRDDGKNFKSGGGATANPVDPVVEQRTKGCGGHVLVSADFNGCIKVFLNKTKPKHSSLPASALA, encoded by the exons ATGTCTGAAAGTAGTGATactgatgaattttttgatgCCGAGGATGACAGTACTCAACGAAACACCAg acGTAGTAAGGTTAAGGAATCATCACTGTCACTAGATGACACacaaaatgataaacaattattaacacCAATAAATCAACCAGATGACagtgtatttttaaaaccagCTGATCCAAAACCATTGGTAAAAGTAACAAATCATGTTGAGCctgaaagaaaattatcatctgaaaaattg GATGATGATGCAAAATCagcaatatcaaataaaattgttagtagaaaaaaatttcttgatctTCGTCAACGTATGGAAACTGAAGATGATGATAtaccaataaataattcaccaCCAGATAGTCAAACATCATCAGTTGAGGGTATTTATGCAGCTCCATCAAAAACATCACATCCATTTAGAATAATTGAACATGATACAATGAGTTTAATTAGTATGACATCATTAGGAAGAGTTGGTAGAATACTTGGTGGTAGCAGTGATGCAGCATCAGCAATAATACCACCAATAACACCAGTAACTAAAGAATCACAAATATTAATACCAACAACAAGTACACAAATTAAAGATGATGATTCAATATCAGGTAAATTATCACAATCATCAAGTGTATTAACATTGTCAGGTGATATTGTACAAGATTCAAGTTCAGCTAATGGTCAAGATGATTATACATCAAAATGTGATAGTAATGTTATTTTACAAGAACCTGATGTTATTGCAAgtactaaaaataatagtaaaacaaTTGATTGTTGTCAACAAGATACAACAGCACCTGTAGCACCaccaagaagaaaaaaaaaatcaaaaccaCAAACACCAACTGATCTTGCT cCAACAACTGCAGAAGGAACAAAACCCATATTGTTATTGCCAAGTCCAGCAAGTACAATTGAATCAATAACACGTGAATTTGAACATTCATTAGACATTAGATCAGCCACTAAGGGTCAGTACGTCGTTAAGCCCCAGGCAAGTTTTACTAGAAGTAATTACGTTCTTTACTTCAAGGACGAAAAAATACCAGTTCAACTATCACCCTCAAAAGGATTTTTACTGGCACATCGATTTGATCGGGtcagtgttgaaaaaaaaaaaacaaacaaaaaa gatgatgataaatcaaaagCACAAGGTCCATCACTTGATGATCTTGAAAGATTGGAAAGAATGAAAGCTGAAATATTGAATCTTCGATCAAGTCATAAATCAAGTAGTCCATATGGTTCAATATCAAGTAATGGTATTGGAAGATATTCTCTTGGTCCACAAAGAATACCTGGTATGATACCACATGGTTCACGTGAAAGACGCAAGTCTGCTGGTGATCAGGATATGGTTAAACAATTGAATATGTTTGTAAGAACTAGAACAGACTCAGGAAAACGTTTAACTGATatg GAAATATTGGAACAAGTGACTGTATTAAATCTTGATACTGGTGAACGAGTACCATTGAGTATTGCTGAGGATAAATTACCACAGTGTATGAATCCATTGTCTTTACATATAATGCGTTTAACATCAGAATATGCAAGTAATTCAAgtttagaaaaagaaaaagaaagtgATGAAGAGAGTGTTGATAGTAAAATGTCATCATTACCACCAGATGAAGATGTTGCTGTTGGTCGTGTACgtaaaaaaactcaaaaatttaaacgttTTCTTGGTTCaacagttaaaaaaacaatggatAAAGCAAAATCAATTGCAGAAGAAGTATCACATGCTCGTCATAAAGAAGATGTTAtggatattgttgatgatgtttatCCAGGTGAACCacaagttattaaattaaaagcatCAAATAGTCATAAAGGACCATATGAATTTTCATGTTTACAACATGTACAAGATTTAAGTGGTGAACATGTTGGCCCAGTTTGGTGTATGAAATTTTCAGCATGTGGTAGATTATTAGCAACTGCTGGACAAGATCGTGTATTAAGAATATGGATATTACGTGATGCATTTACATATTTTCAAGATATGAGAACAAAATATAATGCTGAAAAAGTTAGTCCAACACCATCACAAGAATCACTTGTATCACAACAATCACTTGAAGATCCAAATGTTGCTGCAAGTGCATTAAGTGAAATTGAAGGTACAAAAAGTCCATTTATGCCAAAACCATTTTGTATGTATACTGGACATACATCTGATTTACTTGATGTATCAtggtcaaaaaattattttgtattatcatcatcaatggaTAAAACAGTTAGATTATGGCATATATCAAGAAAAGAATGTTTATGCTGTTTTCAACATATTGATTTTGTAACAGCAATTGTATTTCATCCACGTGatgatagatattttttatctggTTCATTAGATGGTAAATTAAGACTATGGAATATACCTGATAAAAAAGTTGCTGTATGGAATGAAGTTGATGGACAAACAAAACTAATAACAGCTGcaaatttttgtcaaaatggTAAATTTGCTGTTGTTGGATCTTATGATGGAcgttgtatattttataatactgatcaattaaaatatcatacaCAAATTGATGTTAGATCAACAAGAGGTAAAAATTCACGTGGTAGAAAAATAAGTGGTATTGAACCAATGCCAGGtgaagataaaatattagtaACATCAAATGATAGTAGAATACGTCTTTATGATCTCAgggatttaaatttatcatgcaAATATAAAGGCTATGTTAATGTTAGTAGTCAGATTAAAGCAAGTTTTAGTCCAGATGGACAATATATTGTTGCTGGTTCAGAAAatcaatgtatttatatatggaAAACACATcatgattattcaaaattttcaagtgtAAGACGTGATCGTAATGATTTTTGGGAAGGTATTAAAGCTCATAATGCTGTTGTAACATGTGCTGTATTTGCACCAAATCCAGATACAATTATACGACAAATTGAAGCACGTGAACAGTGGGAAGGACGTgatgatggtaaaaattttaaatctggTGGTGGTGCAACAGCAAATCCAGTTGATCCAGTTGTTGAACAAAGAACAAAAGGTTGTGGTGGTCATGTTTTAGTCAGTGCTGATTTTAATGGTTgcattaaagtttttttaaataaaactaaaccAAAGCACAGTTCACTTCCTGCATCAGCACTTGCGTAA